The following are encoded together in the Coriobacteriia bacterium genome:
- the radC gene encoding DNA repair protein RadC, whose product MLAHTDHLIPRDLLLAGHPERLSDEGLIAVLIGERGDSGAQRLLASHPIPDGLWRVCAEDLVALEGVGPAGAARVLACLEMSRRAASWRSATRPAVNTPEDVVDLCAGQMRGLDREHFWCLSLNTKNRLLRMSEVSVGSLNASIVHPRELFKEAVKLSAASVVVVHNHPSGDATPSGADIQLTRRLSKAGDVLGIELLDHVVIGDGGAFASLRELGHM is encoded by the coding sequence ATGCTTGCCCACACCGACCACCTGATCCCGCGCGACCTTCTGCTCGCCGGACATCCGGAGCGCCTGTCCGACGAGGGGCTGATCGCTGTCCTTATCGGGGAGAGGGGCGATTCGGGAGCACAGCGGCTACTCGCAAGCCACCCCATCCCGGACGGCTTGTGGCGTGTGTGTGCTGAAGACCTCGTCGCGTTGGAGGGGGTGGGACCGGCCGGTGCCGCTCGGGTTCTGGCGTGCCTGGAGATGAGCCGACGCGCCGCAAGCTGGCGCAGCGCGACACGGCCAGCGGTCAACACTCCTGAGGACGTTGTCGACCTGTGCGCCGGTCAGATGCGAGGTCTGGATCGGGAGCACTTCTGGTGCCTGAGCTTGAACACCAAGAACCGGCTGCTTCGCATGAGCGAGGTCTCGGTCGGTTCGCTCAACGCATCCATCGTCCATCCACGTGAGCTGTTCAAGGAAGCGGTCAAGCTCTCAGCCGCATCGGTAGTGGTCGTGCACAACCATCCCAGTGGAGACGCCACGCCCTCGGGTGCCGACATCCAATTGACGCGTCGTCTGTCCAAGGCGGGCGACGTACTGGGCATTGAGCTACTGGACCATGTGGTCATCGGCGACGGCGGCGCTTTCGCAAGCCTGCGCGAATTGGGACACATGTAG
- the ndk gene encoding nucleoside-diphosphate kinase translates to MIKPDAVARGLAGKVISRFEDAGLKIERMEMGVVTAEQAAANYIEHQGKPFYDGLVAYITSGPVVKMVISGPNAVAVCRKLMGATNPAEAAPGTIRGDFGLIMDANVIHGSDSPESAEREIGIFFGA, encoded by the coding sequence AGGTCATCAGCAGGTTCGAGGACGCCGGCCTGAAGATCGAGCGCATGGAAATGGGCGTCGTGACTGCCGAGCAAGCAGCGGCCAACTACATCGAGCACCAGGGTAAGCCGTTCTACGACGGACTGGTTGCCTACATAACCTCCGGCCCGGTGGTCAAGATGGTCATCTCGGGTCCCAACGCGGTTGCCGTGTGCCGCAAGCTCATGGGTGCCACCAATCCGGCTGAGGCCGCCCCCGGAACCATTCGTGGCGACTTTGGACTCATCATGGACGCCAATGTCATCCACGGCTCGGACTCGCCTGAGTCCGCCGAGCGGGAGATCGGCATCTTCTTCGGCGCATAA